One Nostoc punctiforme PCC 73102 DNA window includes the following coding sequences:
- a CDS encoding peptidylprolyl isomerase, giving the protein MRLKISQFLLSLVLISAVMLGGCSTQQVASNTSSPTSTATSTTQTTTQATSVSQTSSESIPGITGLPRLEGKATVVMTVKGSPITIEVDGTDAPITAGNFVDLVQKGVYDGLAFHRVVREPQPFVVQGGDPQSKDPKVPADQLGTGSYIDPKTGNARYIPLEVKPKGSDTPLYNKPFDATAQPVILPHKQGAVAMARSQAPDSASAQFYFALADLAFLDGNYAVFGNVTQGLDVVNKIQQGDRIDSAKVTQGAENLKTAGQ; this is encoded by the coding sequence ATGCGGTTAAAAATTTCACAATTTTTGCTTTCTCTTGTGCTTATCAGTGCTGTGATGCTTGGAGGATGTTCAACACAGCAGGTAGCTTCTAATACCTCTTCTCCAACCTCGACAGCTACCTCGACTACCCAGACGACTACTCAAGCAACATCTGTATCTCAAACTAGTAGTGAGAGTATTCCTGGAATCACTGGTTTACCACGTCTTGAAGGCAAGGCGACTGTGGTAATGACGGTTAAAGGTTCGCCCATTACTATCGAAGTAGACGGCACTGATGCCCCCATTACAGCTGGTAACTTCGTAGATTTAGTTCAAAAGGGCGTTTACGATGGTTTAGCTTTCCATCGAGTTGTACGCGAACCCCAACCGTTTGTAGTTCAAGGGGGCGATCCTCAAAGCAAAGACCCGAAAGTTCCAGCAGATCAGCTGGGAACGGGTAGCTATATTGACCCAAAAACGGGAAATGCTCGCTACATACCTTTAGAAGTTAAGCCAAAAGGTTCGGATACTCCGCTTTACAACAAACCATTTGATGCTACTGCTCAACCCGTTATATTGCCTCATAAACAGGGTGCAGTAGCGATGGCGCGATCGCAAGCACCAGATTCCGCTTCTGCTCAGTTTTACTTTGCTTTGGCGGATCTAGCCTTCTTGGATGGTAACTACGCCGTGTTTGGCAATGTCACTCAAGGCTTGGATGTAGTGAACAAAATTCAGCAAGGCGATCGCATTGACTCTGCTAAAGTCACCCAAGGGGCTGAAAATCTGAAAACAGCAGGGCAGTAG
- a CDS encoding beta-ketoacyl-ACP synthase, translated as MKVLVTGIGLVSALGGSLEDSWKNLIAGKSGIRLHQPFPEIKPLPLGLIAQQPSELAMLTQMVVTSALQDAGLVPPLADCAVVIGSSRSYQASWEMLARQMYKDTKNLPVSNFGNWLDILPHINAIATARQIGATGMVLAPMAACATGIWSIAQAALLIQTGQCQQAIAGAVEAPITPLTLAGFQQMGALAKTGAYPFDLQREGLVLGEGAAVFVLESAELAKQRQAKVYGEILGFGLTNDAYHSNSPEPEGKSAIAAIKQCLERSCLSPADIDYIHAHGTATQLNDQMESMVIQRLFPQGVAVSSTKGSTGHTLGASGALGVAFSLMALKHQILPPCVGLQQPEFDLEIVTAARLSKIRQVLCLSFGFGGQNVAIALAKSP; from the coding sequence GTGAAAGTTCTTGTCACTGGTATTGGCCTAGTTTCCGCCCTGGGTGGAAGTTTAGAGGATAGTTGGAAAAATCTGATAGCAGGTAAATCTGGAATTAGGTTACATCAACCATTTCCAGAAATAAAACCACTTCCTCTAGGTTTGATTGCTCAACAACCATCTGAGTTGGCAATGTTAACTCAAATGGTTGTTACTTCTGCTTTACAAGATGCTGGGTTAGTTCCACCTTTAGCTGATTGTGCTGTCGTCATTGGATCTAGCCGCTCTTATCAAGCATCTTGGGAGATGCTGGCGCGGCAAATGTATAAAGATACAAAAAACTTGCCCGTTTCTAATTTTGGAAATTGGTTAGATATATTACCTCATATCAATGCGATCGCAACTGCAAGACAAATCGGTGCAACAGGTATGGTTTTGGCACCGATGGCAGCTTGTGCAACTGGAATTTGGTCTATCGCCCAAGCAGCCTTACTTATACAAACTGGGCAATGTCAACAGGCGATCGCAGGCGCAGTGGAAGCACCAATTACACCCCTAACTTTAGCTGGGTTTCAGCAGATGGGTGCTTTGGCGAAAACTGGGGCTTATCCCTTTGATTTGCAGCGAGAAGGCTTAGTTTTGGGCGAAGGTGCGGCTGTATTTGTCTTAGAATCCGCAGAGTTGGCAAAACAGCGTCAAGCAAAAGTGTATGGTGAAATTCTCGGTTTTGGCTTAACTAACGACGCATATCATAGTAATTCACCGGAACCTGAAGGGAAAAGTGCGATCGCAGCTATCAAACAATGTCTAGAACGTAGTTGTCTCTCACCAGCCGATATTGATTACATTCATGCTCATGGCACAGCAACCCAGCTAAATGACCAGATGGAGAGTATGGTAATCCAGCGCTTGTTTCCCCAAGGCGTGGCAGTTAGTTCTACCAAAGGAAGCACAGGTCATACACTAGGAGCATCGGGAGCATTAGGTGTAGCTTTTTCTCTCATGGCATTAAAGCATCAAATATTACCGCCTTGTGTAGGATTGCAGCAGCCAGAATTTGATTTAGAAATCGTTACAGCAGCACGTCTAAGCAAAATTAGGCAGGTTTTATGCTTGAGTTTTGGCTTTGGTGGACAGAATGTCGCGATCGCGTTAGCTAAGTCCCCATAG
- a CDS encoding Glu/Leu/Phe/Val family dehydrogenase, which yields MISKSLLPLEPASPAHICPFDQACSYLEAAAKELNLNQGLLEILSHPRKVVTVSIPVKLDDGEIQVLAGHRVQHSDVLGPYKGGIRYHPAVTLREVSALAMLMTWKCALLGIPYGGGKGGIPIDPKRYSVGELERISRRYISELLKDIGPSVDIPAPDMGTSAREMAWMMDTYSVNVGHAVPGVVTGKPLSIGGSLGREMATGRGTMIIVREALADRGKSLVGVRVAIQGFGNVGGAAAELLHQAGAKIIAVSTGAGGIFSEAGLDIPALKIYAAENRKSIVGFPQSVPISNADLLTLPCDVLIPAALENQITGENVNQVQAQIVAEAANGPVTLEANLALEARGVTVLPDILANAGGVVVSYLEWVQGLSYVFWDEERVNREMEHLMVQAYRKVIQQSNKRQISLRLAAYTLGVGRVAQALTDRGLYP from the coding sequence ATGATTTCAAAATCACTACTACCGCTAGAACCTGCTTCTCCAGCGCATATATGCCCATTTGACCAAGCCTGTAGCTACTTAGAAGCGGCAGCTAAAGAATTAAATTTAAATCAAGGTTTGCTGGAAATCCTCAGCCATCCGCGTAAGGTTGTCACAGTTTCCATTCCAGTGAAACTAGATGATGGCGAAATACAAGTTCTTGCTGGACACCGTGTACAGCACTCCGATGTTTTAGGCCCCTACAAAGGTGGAATTCGTTACCATCCAGCTGTGACATTGCGCGAAGTATCGGCTTTGGCAATGCTGATGACCTGGAAATGTGCCTTGTTAGGTATTCCTTATGGTGGTGGGAAGGGTGGCATTCCTATAGATCCAAAACGCTACAGTGTTGGCGAATTAGAGCGAATTAGCCGCCGTTATATCAGTGAGTTACTTAAAGATATTGGGCCTTCTGTAGATATTCCTGCGCCAGACATGGGTACTTCTGCTCGTGAAATGGCTTGGATGATGGACACTTACTCTGTAAATGTTGGTCATGCTGTACCAGGGGTTGTGACTGGCAAACCGCTTTCCATTGGTGGTTCTCTGGGGCGAGAAATGGCAACTGGACGTGGCACAATGATTATTGTGCGTGAGGCGCTAGCAGATCGAGGTAAATCCTTAGTAGGAGTGCGAGTAGCTATTCAGGGTTTTGGTAATGTCGGTGGTGCCGCAGCTGAATTACTCCATCAAGCAGGCGCGAAAATTATCGCTGTTTCAACAGGTGCTGGGGGAATATTTTCCGAAGCTGGTCTTGATATTCCCGCGTTGAAAATCTACGCTGCTGAAAATCGCAAGAGTATTGTAGGTTTCCCGCAATCTGTACCAATAAGTAATGCAGATTTATTAACTTTACCCTGCGATGTCTTAATACCAGCGGCTTTAGAAAACCAGATAACTGGAGAAAATGTGAATCAGGTGCAAGCGCAAATTGTCGCAGAAGCAGCTAACGGGCCGGTTACTCTTGAAGCTAACTTGGCATTAGAGGCGCGGGGTGTAACAGTGCTACCAGACATCTTGGCGAATGCTGGTGGTGTGGTAGTCAGTTATTTGGAGTGGGTGCAGGGTCTTTCTTACGTATTTTGGGATGAGGAGCGCGTTAACCGCGAAATGGAGCATTTGATGGTACAAGCCTACCGTAAGGTGATTCAGCAATCTAATAAGCGGCAAATTTCTTTAAGATTAGCAGCTTACACTTTAGGCGTGGGTAGAGTTGCCCAGGCCCTGACTGACAGAGGTCTTTATCCTTAA
- a CDS encoding Gfo/Idh/MocA family protein gives MTATNGKRKIRYAVVGLGWFAQEAALPSFVHAKNSELVALVSDDPIKSEELSKKYGIEHTYSYEEYEDCLASGEIDAVYIALPNHLHCDYTVRAANQAIHVLCEKPMAVTEEECEAMIKAANDNNVKLMIAYRLHLEEANLQAVEIIRSKQIGEPRVFNSVFSQQVEEGNIRLRNVTGGGTLYDIGIYCINAVRYLFQDEPIEVFAVAANKGEQRFSEVEEMTSVTLRFPNERLATFTCSFGGANVSTYQVVGTKGDLRVEPAYPWQGEIKHYLTINGETQERTFEDHDQLAAEFTYFSDCIVQDKDPEPSGTEGLIDVSIIQALYQSIEMGKPVQIQTRARHQRPTSTQAIELPPAEKKPDLIHAASPSGES, from the coding sequence ATGACTGCTACAAATGGTAAGCGCAAAATTCGTTATGCTGTTGTTGGTTTAGGTTGGTTTGCTCAAGAAGCCGCCTTACCTTCCTTTGTCCACGCCAAAAACTCAGAATTAGTGGCACTGGTTTCAGATGACCCCATTAAAAGCGAAGAACTGAGCAAAAAGTATGGAATAGAGCATACTTACTCCTATGAGGAGTATGAGGACTGTTTGGCAAGCGGCGAGATTGATGCAGTTTATATTGCTTTGCCCAATCACTTGCATTGTGACTACACTGTGCGGGCTGCTAATCAGGCAATTCATGTGTTGTGTGAAAAGCCAATGGCAGTGACAGAAGAAGAGTGTGAGGCAATGATTAAAGCTGCCAATGATAATAATGTCAAGCTGATGATTGCCTATCGCTTACATTTAGAAGAAGCCAATTTACAAGCAGTCGAAATTATCCGCTCGAAGCAAATTGGTGAACCACGTGTTTTTAACTCGGTTTTTAGTCAACAAGTAGAAGAAGGCAATATTCGTTTACGTAATGTAACTGGTGGTGGCACGCTCTATGATATCGGCATTTACTGCATTAATGCTGTACGTTATCTATTTCAAGATGAACCAATTGAAGTATTTGCTGTAGCTGCCAATAAGGGAGAACAACGTTTCAGCGAAGTGGAAGAAATGACTAGTGTCACTTTGCGTTTTCCCAACGAGCGATTGGCAACATTTACCTGTAGTTTTGGAGGGGCAAATGTTTCAACCTATCAGGTTGTAGGTACTAAAGGAGATTTACGAGTAGAACCTGCCTATCCTTGGCAGGGAGAAATCAAGCATTATTTGACAATTAATGGTGAAACTCAAGAGCGTACCTTTGAGGATCATGACCAACTAGCAGCTGAATTTACCTACTTCTCTGATTGTATTGTGCAAGATAAAGACCCTGAGCCATCTGGGACAGAAGGGTTGATTGATGTTTCGATCATTCAAGCACTTTACCAGTCAATTGAGATGGGTAAACCTGTGCAGATCCAAACTCGCGCTCGCCATCAACGTCCCACATCGACTCAAGCTATTGAACTTCCTCCTGCTGAGAAGAAGCCAGATTTAATTCATGCTGCTTCCCCTTCTGGTGAGTCGTAA
- a CDS encoding hemerythrin domain-containing protein, translating into MARTKANKDKATGILALIEAEHRQVEKLFTEVEKAKGAKLVEQFNQIYVALILHARTEELVFYPALREYEETEQYVEEAEEEHEEVSVILEEIKAFKPTDPEFKEKMSELKETFEHHAEEEESEIFNAVRECMSDKELTELGQEFQETKAKLVSNVEAALAM; encoded by the coding sequence ATGGCTAGAACTAAAGCTAATAAAGATAAAGCAACAGGCATTTTGGCATTAATTGAAGCAGAGCATCGTCAAGTTGAAAAGCTTTTTACAGAAGTAGAAAAAGCTAAGGGTGCAAAATTAGTTGAACAATTCAATCAAATTTATGTAGCGTTGATATTACATGCTAGAACTGAAGAATTAGTTTTCTACCCAGCTTTGCGAGAATACGAAGAAACTGAACAATATGTTGAAGAAGCTGAAGAAGAGCATGAAGAAGTTTCAGTTATTTTAGAAGAGATTAAGGCGTTTAAACCTACCGATCCTGAGTTTAAAGAAAAAATGAGCGAATTGAAGGAAACATTTGAGCATCATGCAGAAGAAGAAGAAAGCGAAATTTTTAATGCTGTGCGCGAATGTATGAGTGATAAAGAGCTAACTGAATTGGGACAGGAGTTTCAGGAAACCAAAGCTAAGTTGGTGTCAAATGTAGAAGCTGCATTAGCAATGTAG